The following are from one region of the Actinoplanes sp. L3-i22 genome:
- a CDS encoding NADH-quinone oxidoreductase subunit B family protein — MGIEEKLPSGILLTSVEKLSNWARKSSFWGATFGLACCAIEMMAAGGPHYDLGRWGMEVFRASPRQADLMIVAGRVSQKMAPVVRTIYDQMPEPRSVISMGVCASSGGMFNNYAIVQGVDHIVPVDIYLPGCPPRPEMLIDAILKMREKVMAQPLGPNGRKMLEQRRAEGKLPLVAPGAMPSSYRVDKTRRAEWTQAVKEGREEQLRIENWMKLQPHLREGGK, encoded by the coding sequence ATGGGAATCGAAGAGAAGCTGCCCAGCGGCATCCTTCTGACCTCGGTCGAGAAGCTGTCGAACTGGGCCCGTAAGTCGTCGTTCTGGGGTGCGACCTTCGGCCTCGCCTGCTGTGCCATCGAGATGATGGCGGCCGGCGGCCCGCACTACGACCTGGGTCGCTGGGGCATGGAGGTGTTCCGCGCCTCGCCCCGCCAGGCGGACCTGATGATCGTCGCGGGCCGGGTCAGTCAGAAGATGGCCCCGGTGGTCCGGACGATCTACGACCAGATGCCCGAGCCCCGATCGGTGATCTCGATGGGCGTCTGCGCCTCGTCCGGTGGCATGTTCAACAACTACGCCATCGTGCAAGGTGTGGATCACATCGTCCCGGTCGACATCTACCTACCCGGGTGTCCGCCCAGGCCGGAGATGCTGATCGACGCGATCCTCAAGATGCGCGAGAAGGTCATGGCCCAGCCGCTCGGCCCGAACGGGCGCAAGATGCTGGAGCAGCGTCGCGCCGAGGGCAAGCTGCCGCTCGTCGCGCCCGGTGCCATGCCGTCGTCGTACCGCGTGGACAAGACCCGCCGCGCGGAATGGACGCAAGCCGTCAAGGAAGGCCGCGAAGAGCAATTGCGGATCGAGAACTGGATGAAGCTCCAGCCCCATTTGCGGGAGGGTGGCAAATGA
- a CDS encoding NADH-quinone oxidoreductase subunit C: MSIQPGTEGDAPVTASTNAELGAPAQTPPSPDKGMFGVKGTGDVSGFGRLARPRPAVFDSPRPYGGYFDDVYDALEEAYPALSDAIEKVVVDRAELTLHIRAEKVTDVCQVMRDDESLRFELCSSVDAVDYLGSDERRFHIAYQLTSMTYRRRVRLEVAVADGVPVPSVTGIYPTADWQEREIYDMFGVVFPGHPNLTRILMPDDWEGHPQRKDYPLGGVPVEYKGAEIPPPDQRRVYQ; the protein is encoded by the coding sequence ATGAGCATTCAACCCGGAACCGAGGGTGACGCCCCGGTTACCGCATCGACGAATGCGGAACTGGGTGCACCCGCGCAGACACCGCCCAGCCCGGATAAGGGCATGTTCGGCGTCAAAGGCACCGGAGATGTCTCCGGCTTCGGCCGCCTGGCCCGCCCCCGACCTGCTGTTTTTGACAGCCCACGGCCGTACGGCGGGTATTTCGACGACGTCTATGACGCGCTTGAGGAAGCATATCCGGCCCTCTCCGATGCCATCGAGAAAGTGGTGGTGGATAGGGCGGAACTCACACTTCACATCAGGGCCGAGAAAGTCACGGATGTCTGTCAGGTAATGCGGGACGACGAGTCCCTTCGATTCGAGCTGTGCTCGTCCGTCGACGCGGTCGACTACCTGGGCAGCGACGAGCGGCGATTCCACATCGCTTATCAATTGACTTCGATGACGTACCGCCGGAGGGTCCGTCTCGAGGTGGCCGTCGCGGACGGTGTGCCGGTTCCGAGCGTCACCGGCATCTACCCGACCGCCGACTGGCAGGAGCGGGAGATCTACGACATGTTCGGCGTCGTCTTCCCCGGCCACCCCAACCTCACCCGGATCCTGATGCCGGACGACTGGGAGGGCCACCCCCAGCGCAAGGACTACCCGCTCGGCGGGGTGCCCGTGGAATACAAGGGCGCCGAGATCCCGCCGCCCGACCAGCGGAGGGTCTACCAGTGA
- a CDS encoding NADH-quinone oxidoreductase subunit D, giving the protein MTTSEYASERETTEGRVFTVTGGDWDSVTSSIDPLSNEKIVVNMGPQHPSTHGVLRLVLELEGETVTEARPVVGYLHTGIEKNLEYRTWTQGVTFVTRMDYLSNMSNETAYCLAVEKLLGITDQITERTTTIRVMFMELQRIASHLVWLATTGMELGAISMMLYGFREREYILDIFEETSGLRMNNGYIRPGGLAQDLPETAVKKIRDFLVYLPKKLKEYEAMLSGQVIWQKRTQGVAVLDVTGCLSLGITGPVLRSAGLPWDLRKTMPYCGYETYEFDVPTATTADVWGRYLVRLAEIKESLKIVEQALDRLRPGPIWVADKKIAWPAQLALGVDGLGNSLEHVAKIMGQSMESLIHHFKLVTEGFRVPPGQVYVAVEHPRGELGVHAVSDGGTHPYRVHYREPSFVNLQAIPAMAEGALLADVIAGGASLDPVMGGCDR; this is encoded by the coding sequence GTGACCACGTCTGAATACGCGAGCGAGCGCGAGACCACCGAGGGCCGTGTCTTCACGGTCACCGGCGGCGACTGGGACAGCGTCACGTCCAGCATCGACCCGCTCAGCAACGAGAAGATCGTCGTCAACATGGGTCCCCAGCACCCGTCCACGCACGGCGTGCTCCGGCTGGTGCTGGAGCTCGAGGGCGAGACGGTGACCGAGGCCCGCCCGGTGGTCGGCTACCTGCACACCGGCATCGAGAAGAACCTGGAGTACCGCACCTGGACCCAGGGCGTCACGTTCGTCACGCGGATGGACTACCTGTCCAACATGTCGAACGAGACGGCGTACTGCCTGGCGGTGGAGAAGCTGCTCGGCATCACCGATCAGATCACCGAGCGGACCACGACCATCCGGGTCATGTTCATGGAGCTGCAGCGGATCGCCTCGCACCTGGTCTGGCTGGCCACCACCGGCATGGAGCTCGGCGCGATCTCGATGATGCTGTACGGCTTCCGCGAGCGGGAGTACATCCTCGACATCTTCGAGGAGACCTCCGGCCTGCGGATGAACAACGGCTACATCCGCCCCGGCGGCCTCGCCCAGGACCTGCCGGAAACGGCGGTCAAGAAGATCCGTGACTTCCTGGTGTACCTGCCGAAGAAGCTCAAGGAGTACGAGGCGATGCTCTCCGGCCAGGTGATCTGGCAGAAGCGCACGCAGGGTGTCGCCGTCCTGGACGTGACCGGCTGCCTGTCGCTGGGCATCACCGGCCCGGTGCTGCGCTCCGCCGGCCTGCCCTGGGACCTGCGCAAGACCATGCCCTACTGCGGTTACGAGACGTACGAGTTCGACGTGCCGACCGCGACCACAGCCGACGTGTGGGGCCGCTATCTCGTCCGGCTGGCGGAGATCAAGGAATCTCTCAAGATCGTCGAGCAGGCGCTCGACCGGCTCCGGCCCGGCCCGATCTGGGTCGCGGACAAGAAGATCGCGTGGCCCGCCCAGCTCGCGCTGGGTGTCGACGGTCTCGGCAACTCGTTGGAACACGTCGCCAAGATCATGGGTCAGTCGATGGAATCGCTGATCCACCACTTCAAGCTCGTGACCGAAGGCTTCCGGGTTCCGCCTGGTCAAGTCTACGTGGCGGTCGAGCACCCGCGTGGCGAACTCGGCGTTCACGCGGTCTCCGACGGTGGTACCCACCCCTATCGGGTGCACTACCGCGAGCCGAGCTTCGTCAACCTTCAGGCCATCCCGGCGATGGCCGAGGGCGCATTGCTCGCCGACGTGATCGCCGGCGGCGCCTCACTGGATCCGGTGATGGGTGGGTGTGATCGCTGA
- the nuoF gene encoding NADH-quinone oxidoreductase subunit NuoF: MTQPRPEVLQKLTPVLTKRWLSPDAWQIGVYERLDGYQALRKALDVHPDDMIQLIKDSGLRGRGGAGFPTGLKWGFIPQGDGKPHYLVINADEGEPGTCKDLPLMTYDPHSLIEGAIIASYAIRANRAFIYIRGEAVHAARRLRNAVQEAYAAGYLGENILGSGFDLELVVHSGAGAYICGEETALLDSLEGFRGQPRLRPPFPAIAGLYASPTVVNNVGTIASVPYIVLGGAGWWKSMGTEKSAGPMIYSLSGRVVNPGQYECGLGITLRELIELAGGMQPGHNLKFWTPGGSSTPLLTAEHIDTAMDFEGVAAAGSILGTTAMQIFSDQDCPVYNTWRWLEFYHHESCGKCTPCREGNYWMVRTYRRILAGHGTVADLDTLQDTADNIFGRSFCGLGDGAATPVISTLKWFRDDYLGYIEGRTAPRLSEKSLVGAH; this comes from the coding sequence ATGACTCAACCCCGGCCGGAGGTGCTCCAGAAGCTCACTCCGGTGCTCACCAAGCGCTGGCTCTCCCCGGACGCCTGGCAGATCGGCGTCTACGAGCGGCTGGACGGCTATCAGGCGCTCCGCAAGGCGCTCGACGTGCACCCCGACGACATGATCCAGCTGATCAAGGACTCCGGGCTCCGCGGTCGTGGCGGCGCCGGGTTCCCGACCGGCCTGAAGTGGGGCTTCATCCCGCAGGGCGACGGCAAGCCGCACTACCTCGTGATCAACGCGGACGAGGGCGAGCCGGGCACCTGCAAGGACCTGCCGCTGATGACCTACGACCCGCACTCGCTGATCGAGGGCGCGATCATCGCGTCGTACGCGATCCGCGCGAACCGGGCGTTCATCTACATCCGCGGCGAGGCCGTGCACGCCGCCCGCCGGCTGCGCAACGCGGTGCAGGAGGCGTACGCCGCCGGCTACCTCGGCGAGAACATCCTCGGCTCCGGGTTCGACCTGGAACTGGTGGTGCACAGCGGCGCCGGCGCGTACATCTGCGGCGAGGAGACCGCGCTGCTCGACTCGCTGGAGGGGTTCCGCGGCCAGCCCCGGCTGCGCCCGCCCTTCCCGGCCATCGCCGGCCTGTACGCGAGCCCGACGGTGGTCAACAACGTCGGGACGATCGCCAGCGTGCCGTACATCGTGCTGGGCGGCGCCGGCTGGTGGAAGAGCATGGGCACCGAGAAGTCGGCCGGCCCGATGATCTACTCGCTCTCCGGCCGGGTGGTCAATCCCGGTCAGTACGAGTGCGGCCTCGGCATCACCCTCCGCGAGCTGATCGAGCTGGCGGGCGGCATGCAGCCGGGTCACAACCTCAAGTTCTGGACGCCCGGTGGCTCGTCGACGCCGTTGCTGACCGCCGAGCACATCGACACCGCGATGGACTTCGAGGGTGTGGCGGCGGCCGGCTCGATCCTCGGCACCACGGCGATGCAGATCTTCTCCGACCAGGACTGCCCGGTCTACAACACGTGGCGGTGGCTGGAGTTCTACCACCACGAGTCGTGCGGCAAGTGCACCCCGTGCCGGGAGGGCAACTACTGGATGGTGCGCACGTACCGGCGGATCCTCGCCGGGCACGGCACCGTCGCCGACCTGGACACCCTGCAGGACACCGCGGACAACATCTTCGGCCGGTCCTTCTGCGGTCTCGGCGACGGCGCGGCGACGCCGGTCATCTCGACGCTGAAGTGGTTCCGGGACGACTACCTCGGCTACATCGAGGGCCGCACGGCGCCGCGGCTCTCCGAGAAGTCCCTCGTAGGAGCGCACTGA
- a CDS encoding NADH-quinone oxidoreductase subunit G encodes MTDVAKRTDLVTLTIDGVEVQAEKGELVIRVAERMGIAIPRFCDHPLLAPAGACRQCLVEVEGQRKPIASCTQTVAEGMVVKTQLSSPVAAKAQAGVMELLLINHPLDCPTCDKGGECPLQNQAMSSGRADSRFHEPKREYEKPIHISSQVLLDRERCVLCQRCTRFSEEIAGDKFIDLMDRSSGEQINVYRDDFFGGTGTGDGQVGEGEGDVAFNSYFSGNTIQICPVGALTGEQYRFRARPFDLVSSPTACEHCAAGCSQRADHRRGKVLRRLAGDDPAVNEEWNCDKGRWGFRYSTATDRITTPLIRDSRTGQLREASWSEALVTAAEGLRAARERGVGVLPGGRLTVEDAYAYAKFARLVLNTNDIDFRARPVRASGSPAEVTEEADFLAAAVAGVSEVTYADVESAPSTLIVGLEPEEECPILFLRLRKAHNNKKLQVTAVAPVMTRGFEKLGATLVAAVPGDEARLLNTDPTVAAALTAPGSLLLVGERLATVPGGLSAAAALAARTGARLAWVPRRAGDRGALEAGCLPNLLPGGRPVSDPSARAELSISWAVDSGVLPSRPGRDVDAIIAAAAGGTLGGLLVGAVDPGDLTDPVLAEQALDAVPFLVSLELRASAVTERADVVLPIAPAVEKSGTYLDWEGRLRSFETVLRGSTALTDGRVLEAIAALLEVTLNTGDVQAVRRELAVLPAVTERSGPPTVAAEPIAEPGERAAVLATWHQLIDLGSLLDGDAVLAGTARPPVVRLGKDLAEQLRVADGDLLTVRTDRGSVTLPAAIADLPRQVVWLPTNSPGSTVRRSLGVTAGSVVRLSAGLPGPLLAEGVDQ; translated from the coding sequence ATGACCGACGTAGCGAAGAGGACCGACCTCGTCACGCTCACCATCGACGGCGTCGAGGTCCAGGCCGAGAAGGGCGAGCTGGTCATCCGGGTCGCCGAGCGGATGGGGATCGCGATCCCGCGGTTCTGCGACCACCCGCTGCTGGCTCCGGCCGGCGCCTGCCGGCAGTGCCTGGTCGAGGTGGAGGGGCAGCGCAAGCCGATCGCCTCGTGCACCCAGACGGTGGCCGAGGGCATGGTCGTGAAGACCCAGCTCAGCTCGCCGGTCGCGGCCAAGGCCCAGGCCGGCGTGATGGAGCTGCTGCTGATCAACCACCCGCTGGACTGCCCGACCTGCGACAAGGGCGGCGAGTGCCCGCTGCAGAACCAGGCGATGAGCTCCGGCCGCGCGGACTCCCGGTTCCACGAGCCCAAGCGGGAGTACGAGAAGCCGATCCACATCTCCAGCCAGGTGCTGCTGGACCGGGAGCGCTGCGTACTCTGCCAGCGCTGCACCCGGTTCTCCGAGGAGATCGCCGGCGACAAGTTCATCGACCTGATGGACCGCTCCTCCGGCGAGCAGATCAACGTGTACCGCGACGACTTCTTCGGTGGCACGGGCACCGGCGACGGCCAGGTCGGCGAGGGCGAGGGGGACGTCGCGTTCAACTCGTACTTCTCCGGCAACACCATCCAGATCTGCCCGGTCGGCGCGCTCACCGGCGAGCAGTACCGGTTCCGTGCCCGCCCGTTCGACCTGGTCTCCTCGCCGACGGCCTGCGAGCACTGCGCCGCCGGCTGCTCCCAGCGGGCCGACCACCGGCGCGGGAAGGTGCTGCGCCGGCTCGCCGGTGACGACCCGGCGGTCAACGAGGAGTGGAACTGTGACAAGGGCCGGTGGGGCTTCCGCTACTCCACCGCCACCGATCGGATCACCACACCGCTGATCCGCGACTCGCGTACCGGGCAGCTGCGCGAGGCGTCCTGGAGCGAGGCGCTGGTCACCGCGGCGGAGGGTCTTCGGGCCGCCCGCGAGCGCGGTGTCGGGGTCCTTCCGGGCGGCCGGTTGACGGTGGAGGACGCGTACGCGTACGCGAAATTTGCCCGTCTGGTTTTGAACACCAACGACATCGACTTCCGGGCGCGGCCGGTGCGAGCCTCCGGCTCGCCGGCCGAGGTCACCGAGGAGGCGGATTTCCTCGCCGCCGCGGTGGCCGGGGTTTCCGAGGTGACGTACGCCGATGTCGAGAGCGCCCCGTCCACCCTGATCGTGGGGCTGGAGCCGGAGGAGGAGTGCCCGATCCTCTTCCTGCGCCTGCGGAAAGCGCACAACAACAAGAAGCTGCAGGTCACCGCGGTCGCACCGGTCATGACCCGGGGCTTCGAGAAGCTCGGCGCCACGCTCGTCGCGGCCGTCCCGGGCGACGAGGCCCGGCTGCTGAACACCGACCCGACGGTCGCCGCGGCGCTGACCGCGCCGGGCAGCCTGCTGCTGGTCGGCGAGCGTCTGGCTACCGTGCCGGGCGGACTCTCCGCGGCCGCGGCGCTGGCCGCCCGGACCGGGGCCCGCCTCGCCTGGGTGCCGCGCCGGGCCGGGGACCGGGGTGCGCTCGAGGCCGGTTGCCTGCCGAACCTGCTGCCGGGCGGTCGCCCGGTCAGCGACCCGTCGGCGCGCGCCGAGCTCTCCATCTCCTGGGCCGTCGACTCCGGCGTGCTGCCCAGCCGGCCCGGCCGGGACGTCGACGCGATCATCGCGGCGGCGGCCGGCGGGACCCTGGGCGGTCTGCTGGTCGGTGCGGTCGACCCGGGCGACCTGACCGACCCGGTGCTCGCCGAGCAGGCGCTGGACGCGGTGCCCTTCCTGGTCAGCCTGGAGCTGCGGGCGAGCGCGGTGACCGAGCGGGCCGACGTGGTGCTGCCGATCGCGCCGGCGGTCGAGAAGTCCGGCACCTACCTGGACTGGGAGGGCCGGCTGCGGTCCTTCGAGACGGTCCTGCGGGGGAGCACGGCGCTGACCGACGGCCGGGTGCTGGAGGCGATCGCCGCGCTGCTGGAGGTCACCCTGAACACCGGTGACGTGCAGGCGGTCCGCCGCGAGCTGGCCGTCCTGCCGGCCGTCACGGAGCGCTCCGGGCCGCCGACGGTCGCCGCCGAGCCGATCGCCGAACCGGGCGAGCGGGCCGCGGTGCTGGCCACCTGGCACCAGCTGATCGACCTGGGGTCGCTGCTGGACGGGGACGCCGTGCTGGCCGGGACCGCCCGCCCGCCGGTCGTCCGGCTCGGCAAGGACCTGGCCGAGCAGTTGCGGGTCGCCGACGGTGACCTGCTCACGGTTCGTACCGACCGCGGCTCGGTGACCCTGCCGGCCGCGATCGCCGACCTGCCCCGGCAGGTCGTCTGGCTGCCGACCAACTCGCCGGGCTCGACGGTGCGCCGCAGCCTCGGCGTCACCGCCGGCTCGGTGGTCCGGCTGTCGGCCGGGCTGCCCGGCCCGCTTCTCGCCGAGGGAGTTGACCAATGA
- the nuoH gene encoding NADH-quinone oxidoreductase subunit NuoH, giving the protein MNVLLAAHAEDPTLQTFENDVWWIVLIKLVGLFVMLLILTLFTINYERKVVARMAVRPGPNQVGFRGYLTSLSDGLKLPFKEEIIPRTADKVVYFIAPVISATTAFTAFAVIPFGGVVTMFGHRTALQLTDVPVSVLVLLACSSMSVYGVVLAGWASGSTYPLLGALRSSAQMISYEVAMGLSIVAVFMTAGSMSTSEIVTAQRAGDPVSLGPIDITLPGWFFFQLAPSFLIYVISAVGETNRAPFDLPEAESELVGGFHTEYSSFKFALFFLAEYINMITVSAFCTTLFLGGWRAPAPITTVWEGANSGYWPLLWFFAKVFILLFGFIWLRATLPRMRYDQFMRFGWKALIPINLVWILTLSFLKIIHGGQLNGPAKWVSLAVFFGIVVVVAWRWPSKAVPQERSIEEQLARRPPGSFPVPPMDLQVPPSPRARRAVAERAPAAVGGDPESKEV; this is encoded by the coding sequence ATGAACGTCCTGCTCGCGGCGCACGCGGAGGACCCGACCCTGCAGACGTTCGAGAACGACGTCTGGTGGATCGTGCTGATCAAGCTGGTCGGCTTGTTCGTCATGCTCCTGATCCTGACGCTGTTCACGATCAACTACGAGCGCAAGGTCGTCGCCCGGATGGCGGTCCGCCCGGGCCCCAACCAGGTCGGCTTCCGCGGCTACCTGACCTCGCTGAGCGACGGCCTCAAGCTGCCGTTCAAGGAGGAGATCATCCCGCGGACCGCCGACAAGGTGGTCTACTTCATCGCCCCGGTGATCTCGGCGACGACGGCGTTCACGGCGTTCGCGGTGATCCCGTTCGGCGGCGTGGTGACCATGTTCGGTCACCGGACCGCACTTCAGCTCACCGACGTGCCGGTCTCGGTGCTGGTGCTGCTGGCCTGCTCCTCGATGAGCGTCTACGGCGTGGTGCTGGCCGGTTGGGCGTCCGGGTCGACGTACCCGCTGCTCGGGGCTTTGCGATCAAGTGCACAGATGATTTCGTACGAGGTCGCGATGGGCCTCTCGATCGTCGCGGTCTTCATGACCGCGGGCTCGATGAGTACCTCGGAGATCGTCACCGCGCAGCGGGCCGGCGACCCGGTCAGCCTCGGCCCGATCGACATCACCCTGCCCGGCTGGTTCTTCTTCCAGCTGGCGCCGAGCTTCCTGATCTACGTGATCTCGGCGGTCGGTGAGACCAACCGGGCCCCGTTCGACCTGCCCGAGGCGGAGTCCGAGCTGGTCGGCGGCTTCCACACGGAGTACTCGTCGTTCAAGTTCGCGCTGTTCTTCCTCGCCGAGTACATCAACATGATCACCGTCTCGGCGTTCTGCACGACGCTGTTCCTGGGCGGCTGGCGGGCCCCGGCGCCGATCACCACGGTCTGGGAAGGCGCCAACTCCGGCTACTGGCCGCTGCTCTGGTTCTTCGCCAAGGTGTTCATCCTGCTCTTCGGCTTCATCTGGCTGCGGGCCACGCTGCCCCGGATGCGCTACGACCAGTTCATGCGGTTCGGCTGGAAGGCCCTGATCCCGATCAACCTGGTCTGGATCCTCACGCTGTCCTTCCTCAAGATCATTCATGGTGGTCAGCTCAACGGTCCGGCCAAGTGGGTCTCGCTGGCCGTGTTCTTCGGGATCGTGGTGGTGGTCGCCTGGCGATGGCCGTCGAAGGCGGTGCCGCAGGAACGCTCCATCGAGGAACAACTGGCCCGCCGCCCACCGGGCAGCTTCCCGGTCCCACCGATGGACCTGCAGGTCCCCCCGAGTCCGCGCGCCCGTCGTGCGGTCGCCGAGCGTGCCCCGGCCGCCGTGGGCGGCGACCCCGAGTCGAAGGAGGTGTGA
- the nuoI gene encoding NADH-quinone oxidoreductase subunit NuoI, with the protein MNTFTGSFKGFGVTFAHMFRKVITTDYPFSPPTPAPRYHGRHILNRHPDGLEKCIGCELCAWACPADAIYVEGGDNTDEQRFSPGERYAKIYQINYTRCIFCGLCIEACPTRSLTMSNEYELARDNRQDLIFTKEQLLAPLLAGMEQPPHPMRLGETDKDYYVGALTNPGTSAGAEKSPLVQEATE; encoded by the coding sequence GTGAACACGTTTACCGGCTCCTTCAAGGGCTTCGGCGTGACCTTCGCGCACATGTTCCGCAAGGTGATCACCACCGACTACCCGTTCTCCCCGCCCACGCCGGCGCCGCGCTACCACGGGCGGCACATTCTCAACCGGCACCCGGACGGGCTGGAGAAGTGCATCGGCTGCGAGCTGTGCGCCTGGGCCTGCCCGGCCGACGCGATCTACGTCGAGGGTGGCGACAACACCGATGAGCAGCGGTTCTCGCCGGGCGAGCGGTACGCGAAGATCTACCAGATCAACTACACCCGGTGCATCTTCTGTGGACTCTGCATCGAGGCGTGCCCGACCCGCTCGCTGACCATGAGCAACGAGTACGAGCTGGCCCGGGACAACCGCCAGGACCTGATCTTCACGAAGGAACAGCTCCTGGCCCCGCTGCTGGCCGGGATGGAGCAGCCGCCGCACCCGATGCGCCTGGGCGAGACCGACAAGGACTACTACGTCGGCGCGCTGACCAACCCGGGCACGTCGGCGGGTGCGGAGAAGTCGCCGCTTGTGCAGGAGGCCACGGAATGA
- a CDS encoding NADH-quinone oxidoreductase subunit J — MTHVSTGEQIAFWILGPLAVLGALGMVLARNAVHSALCLVVTMLNLGIMYVINEAPFLGFVQIIVYTGAIMMLFLFVLMLVGRDASDSLIETLRGQRVAAILLGLGFAALVGTGVARGLEGTPTAGLAEANAHGNVQGLAALLFTKYVFAFEVTSALLITAAVGAMILAHVERAPGDKADQVTRMKERFRPGNYPGPKPGPGVYANTMSVAAPARLPDGNGTENSISPILPVRELTASEVALKGTEK; from the coding sequence ATGACCCACGTGTCCACCGGGGAACAGATCGCCTTCTGGATCCTCGGCCCGCTCGCGGTGCTCGGGGCGCTCGGCATGGTGCTGGCCCGCAACGCGGTGCACTCCGCGCTGTGCCTGGTCGTCACGATGCTGAACCTCGGGATCATGTACGTGATCAACGAGGCGCCGTTCCTCGGCTTCGTGCAGATCATCGTCTACACCGGCGCGATCATGATGCTGTTCCTGTTCGTGCTGATGCTGGTCGGCCGGGACGCGTCGGACTCGCTGATCGAGACGCTGCGCGGGCAGCGGGTCGCGGCGATCCTGCTCGGCCTGGGCTTCGCCGCCCTGGTCGGCACGGGCGTGGCCCGCGGGCTCGAGGGCACCCCGACGGCGGGTCTGGCCGAGGCCAACGCGCACGGGAACGTGCAGGGCCTGGCCGCGCTGCTGTTCACCAAGTACGTGTTCGCCTTCGAGGTCACCTCGGCCCTGCTGATCACGGCGGCGGTCGGGGCGATGATCCTGGCCCACGTCGAGCGGGCCCCCGGCGACAAGGCCGACCAGGTGACCCGGATGAAGGAGCGGTTCCGCCCGGGCAACTACCCCGGTCCGAAGCCCGGCCCCGGCGTCTACGCGAACACCATGTCGGTGGCCGCGCCGGCCCGGCTGCCGGACGGCAACGGGACCGAGAACAGCATCTCGCCGATCCTGCCGGTCCGGGAGCTGACGGCTTCCGAGGTTGCCCTGAAGGGAACCGAGAAGTGA
- the nuoK gene encoding NADH-quinone oxidoreductase subunit NuoK: MTPDYYLILASILFTIGAAGVLVRRNAIVLFMCIELMLNAANLALVTFSRINGGLDGQIISFFVMVVAAAEVVVGLAIIMSIFRTRRSASVDDANLLKY; encoded by the coding sequence GTGACCCCCGACTACTACCTCATCTTGGCGTCGATCCTGTTCACCATCGGGGCGGCCGGCGTGCTGGTCCGGCGCAACGCGATCGTCCTGTTCATGTGCATCGAGCTGATGCTGAACGCGGCGAACCTGGCGCTGGTCACCTTCAGCCGGATCAACGGCGGCCTGGACGGGCAGATCATCTCGTTCTTCGTGATGGTCGTCGCCGCGGCCGAGGTCGTGGTCGGCCTCGCCATCATCATGTCGATCTTCCGTACGCGACGCTCCGCGAGTGTCGACGACGCGAACCTCCTGAAGTACTGA